The sequence AGCCAGGACGCCCTGGCCGCCCTGGCCCGCCGGGCCGCCGACGCGGGGGTGGCCGCGCGGGTGACCGGCCGGCAGGGTGACCTGAGCGAGCTGAGCGCCGTGGTCGGTCCTGACCTCGCCGCGGCCGGCGGCGCGGACCTGCTGCTGTGCCACGCGGTCCTCGACCGGGTCGACGACCCGCGGCGAGCCCTCGCGACGGTGCTGCGGGTGCTGCGGCCCGGCGGCTGGCTGAGCCTGCTCGTCCCGGGCCGGGCCGGCACCGTGCTGGCGCGCGCGCTCGCGGGCAGGTTCGACGAGGCGGCCCAGGCCCTGGCCGGCCCGTACCCGCCGGCGCCTGGCCGGCGCCTGGCCGGCGAGACCCACCGGTTCGACACCGACGAGATCGTCGGCCTGGTGCGCGCGGCCGGTGCCGAGGTCGTCGCCGTGCACGGGGTCCGTGTGCTCACCGACCTCGCGACACCGCCGGCAGGCGGCGGGGACGAGCGGGAGCCCGCGGCCGGCTGGGCCGAGCGGCTGGCCGACCTGGAGGCCGCCGTCGCCACCCGTCCGCCCTACCGGGACCTCGCCGCCCAGCTGCACGTCCTCGCCCGTCGCAC is a genomic window of Pseudofrankia inefficax containing:
- a CDS encoding methyltransferase, which encodes MTVPAAAPSTGPPVDGRAGPPAQPAGAYRAAERADPRHAAVWRALTDVLAAGPAGTGAGPAGAGLTVVDAGGGSGGFAVPLAERGHRVLVVDPSQDALAALARRAADAGVAARVTGRQGDLSELSAVVGPDLAAAGGADLLLCHAVLDRVDDPRRALATVLRVLRPGGWLSLLVPGRAGTVLARALAGRFDEAAQALAGPYPPAPGRRLAGETHRFDTDEIVGLVRAAGAEVVAVHGVRVLTDLATPPAGGGDEREPAAGWAERLADLEAAVATRPPYRDLAAQLHVLARRTEAGP